From Sulfolobales archaeon, the proteins below share one genomic window:
- a CDS encoding amino acid ABC transporter substrate-binding protein: MAYRTSLIIGGVVIVLLILVGLMYFFMARPTTPTLTTPIPTLTTPLTPITTLTPTLTSTPEIKIPGKIVVGLTISLSGTYAKEGQMGLLGLQTAVKWVNEIYGGVRIGGKHVPIEIKYYDDESSRDLVVSLYERLITVDKVNFLLGPYSSPLAFAAAPVAERYKMVFVNWGGASDLINQQGYKYVVTTWSQATRYHAASLEFLAKVDPTVKRIAILYADDEFDRMVADGARKKAQELGFTIVFDRSFPQDIKDFTSILIELKAANPEVILAATHFADGLLLTKQLADLRIDVKFLSLTVAPTVPDYYASLGILAEGIVFPSHWEPGVKYNPEVASKLGLEFFGPTSDEFYKLFLNISKGQEPSYHAASAAAALILLIKAIESAQSLDQDAVREAFNRMDIMTFFGRFKIDPATGYQIGHSMVLGQWQNGKKVIIWPLEAATSKYYYPIPTWEEKLAGKKAIP, from the coding sequence ATGGCTTACAGAACTTCTCTAATAATTGGTGGTGTGGTCATAGTATTACTTATCCTAGTAGGTTTAATGTACTTCTTCATGGCTCGACCAACTACACCTACACTTACGACACCTATACCAACGCTCACTACTCCCTTAACACCGATAACTACTCTAACGCCTACATTAACTTCTACGCCTGAAATTAAGATTCCAGGTAAAATAGTTGTCGGTTTAACAATATCATTATCTGGTACTTATGCTAAGGAAGGTCAGATGGGTCTACTGGGATTGCAGACTGCTGTTAAGTGGGTTAATGAGATTTATGGTGGTGTTAGAATTGGTGGTAAGCATGTTCCAATAGAGATTAAGTATTATGATGATGAGAGTAGTAGAGATCTAGTAGTTAGCCTATATGAAAGACTAATAACAGTAGATAAAGTAAACTTCCTATTAGGTCCTTATAGCTCACCCCTAGCATTTGCAGCTGCTCCTGTTGCTGAGAGGTATAAGATGGTTTTCGTAAACTGGGGTGGAGCTTCTGACTTAATAAACCAGCAAGGGTATAAATACGTTGTGACTACCTGGAGTCAAGCTACGAGGTATCACGCTGCTAGTTTAGAGTTCCTAGCTAAAGTAGATCCTACCGTAAAGAGAATCGCTATACTTTATGCTGATGACGAGTTTGATAGAATGGTTGCTGATGGGGCAAGAAAGAAAGCTCAAGAACTTGGGTTCACAATAGTATTCGATAGGTCATTCCCACAAGATATTAAAGACTTTACATCTATCCTAATAGAGTTGAAGGCTGCAAACCCAGAGGTTATACTTGCTGCAACGCATTTTGCTGATGGACTTCTACTAACTAAGCAGCTAGCTGACCTAAGAATAGATGTCAAGTTTTTATCACTAACTGTTGCACCAACAGTTCCTGATTACTATGCAAGTCTAGGGATACTAGCTGAGGGTATAGTATTCCCCTCACATTGGGAGCCTGGTGTTAAGTATAACCCTGAAGTTGCATCTAAGCTTGGCCTAGAGTTCTTTGGACCTACATCTGACGAGTTCTATAAACTGTTCCTAAATATTTCTAAAGGTCAAGAACCATCATATCATGCCGCCTCTGCAGCTGCAGCATTAATATTACTTATTAAGGCTATCGAGTCAGCTCAAAGCCTAGATCAAGATGCTGTAAGAGAAGCATTTAATAGAATGGATATAATGACATTCTTCGGTAGATTCAAGATAGATCCAGCAACAGGATATCAGATAGGTCATAGTATGGTGCTTGGACAGTGGCAGAATGGTAAGAAGGTTATTATATGGCCTCTCGAGGCGGCTACTAGTAAGTATTATTACCCGATACCTACCTGGGAGGAAAAGCTAGCTGGTAAGAAAGCTATACCCTAA